TTTCAAGTGAGTCTACGAACATGTATGACCCCACCTTTTCGATTACGGAAGCTTGGAGCATCATGCGTAAGCATTGGGTTGTTGCCATGGAGATCGGGAAAATTAATCGCTCACGTGGTGTGCCTGGCATCAATGAGTGGACCTACATTAAAAACTGGTTTCACTGGCGCCGGACTGGTCGCAGTAACGAGCTGGCTGACTGAGTCAGCAGTCAGGCTATTCTGAAATTGACTCTGTTTGCACAAGTGCGTGCCAATAATTTATAACGCAAATGCGAGGGCAAACATCTTAAGAGCGGCAATGATGAGAACAATACTAAGTAGTATTTTGATGCCGCGTCCGGGTAGCTGTCGTGCTCCAAAATATGAGCCAAGTAAACCTCCGAGCACTGCACCAACGATATAGATCGGTAGTGCTTTGGGCAATATTGGTGATTCAGCAATGACGCCACCAAGACCAGCAAGTGAGTTGACTAACACAAAAACAATCGAAATGGCCGCA
This DNA window, taken from Phycisphaerales bacterium, encodes the following:
- a CDS encoding sulfite exporter TauE/SafE family protein, whose protein sequence is VALTTGGILGLMAGLTGTGGGIFLSPLLIICGWAGPKRTAAISIVFVLVNSLAGLGGVIAESPILPKALPIYIVGAVLGGLLGSYFGARQLPGRGIKILLSIVLIIAALKMFALAFAL